Within the Pseudoxanthomonas sp. YR558 genome, the region CATCGCCGCCGAGCTGGTACGGCAGGGCGTGGAGGTGTGGATCAGCAACCATCGCAGTGTGGACGGCATCGTCGACTACGTGCGGCGGCTGGGCGCGCTGGTGGGCGCCGCGACGCGCGCCAACACGTACGCCGACACGCTCGCGCGCGGACTGGACGATGTCCGTGCGCAGGCGGCGCGGCTGCCGCGCCGGCCGACGGTGTACTTCGAAGAGTGGGACGAACCGCAGATCACCGGTATCCGCTGGGTGTCCGAGCTGATTGGCATCGCCGGGGGCGACGACGTGTTTCCGGAGATGGCGCGCGAGTCGCTGGCCAAGCACCGCATCCTCGCCGACGGCAGCGAGGTGGTGCGGCGCGCACCCGACCTCATCCTGGGCTCATGGTGCGGCAAGAAGTTCCGGCCCGAGCGCGTAGCGGCACGTCCAGGGTGGGAGGCGATCCCCGCC harbors:
- a CDS encoding cobalamin-binding protein, which produces MGPRRIVCLTEEPTETLYALGEQDRIVGISGFTVRPPQARKEKPKVSAFTSAKIDDILKLQPDLAIGFSDIQADIAAELVRQGVEVWISNHRSVDGIVDYVRRLGALVGAATRANTYADTLARGLDDVRAQAARLPRRPTVYFEEWDEPQITGIRWVSELIGIAGGDDVFPEMARESLAKHRILADGSEVVRRAPDLILGSWCGKKFRPERVAARPGWEAIPAVRDGELHEIKSPLILQPGPAALTDGVQAIAAIVQAWAARQS